The Oryzias latipes chromosome 8, ASM223467v1 genomic interval GCCAGCCAACATCTGGAGGGCTGCTTTCATCATCTACACGTCCACGGTGGGGTTTTTCTGCCCTCTCCTCATCATCTGCCTCTGCTACCTGCTCATCGTCTTCAAGATTCGTAGCTCGGGCAAAAAAGTCCACGCCACCTCCACCAAGAGACGGAAGTCTGAGCGGAAAGTGACCCGAATGGTTGTGATCGTGGTCGCCGTGTTTGTCTTCTGCTGGCTGCCGTTCTACGCCCTCAACATCATCAACCTGCTGGTGCTGCTGCCCTCAGAATACCAAGGCCTTTACTACTTTGTTGTCGTGCTCGGTTACGCCAACAGCTGCGCCAACCCCATCGTTTACGGCTTCCTGTCAGACAACTTCAAGAGGGGTTTCCGGAAAGCCTTGTGCCGCTCCACCAGGAGGGTGGAGAACCAGGAGCCGGTGGAGCACCACCAGCAGCAGGAGGAAAGGCGGAGGGCCCTCATGCCCAGAGAGAGCCTGCGGCGAGCCATCAGGGACGAAGAGGACGAAGATGAGGAGGACGTGTCAGAAATGACTGAGATCTACAGAATCACCCAAAACGGAAACGGGAGTTTCCAGCCGCAAAGCTCTCAGCCGCTGTTCGCCGAAAAAGGAGCGACGCCGGGAGTGACCGAGCTGTCCTCCGCCAACGAGAACGCTGGAGACGGCAAAGGGAAAGAGCCCGTCACCGGGGCAACGGTTCCTCTGCTTCTCAACGGAGCCAAAAATGGGAACGCCAAGAATCTGCCTGAAGAAAATCCGGAGCAGAGCACCTCGCTGGAGATAAGTTATTTATAAAGTAAATGATGGACAAGTTAGCGCCCCCTCTTTTAATCCTTGATGATGTTTATCAAACTAAATGAAATTCTGTTGTGGGTCCTGATTATGCATCAAACCAACAACCTAATGGAACTTTCTCATTATTTAttcagtgaaaaaaagaaaatcaaggcAAAACAAGTTTGACCCAACAAGATCCAGTTTTCCTCTTCCTGTCCTCCAACTCTACTTCGCTATAGATAATTGATGTGGATTCTTTCATTACTTATGTTCACTAACTCTTTTTTCATGCCATTCTGACTCTTTAAATTTCTCCAAAATATACGCTCATTTGCAGAACTCAATGATTGGCTGAACATCCTTTTGCTTCAACATGAGTTAGAATCATCAACCTTCCACCTCCGTGCTTgagagttaaaaaaatgcattcctGCCTAAAGTCGTAATCACACCTGCCCCTACAGGGGGttacgggctgtctgtggggtcaaaatgggCAAACGTGTATGTGGCACGCAGGTGGAAATATATCAAGATTGAAGCttcaaggcccgtacacaccgagACGAATTTCGCGcacgatattcgccgacgtttaacgcctcatgactaaacaaagggcaccaatgagagtgtgcacaccaacgcgaaaaaacgccacgcgtcaaaaaaagaaacgcctcaggttcgtttttttttttcacgcgtcgcgtcgaaatctattcgaccaatgagaattgcGCTTTTCCACaggtgtctggagcttctggagttacagtaaaacacaacttgggggcgctcaaacagaaaactgccttgctgagcacatataccagcgaagaagatagacggcaagtagcgtctacactgccgcaaagaaataatgacggacattctaaaatatccccgaaccaagcaccagttggagcagctggtgcttgaaatattcatgttttctttgtttgattctgacaatcgcgtaaatacttgttctcttcttctgagtgaaaagcgactttaagaagcgtaaacttgcgcagcgccaccttgtgtacaggagtatttctgttttacattaagcgccatctaatgtcagggaatgaaattgcatgttcgctcggctcatcgtcagcgaaaatcgcctgggtgtgaacacaaaaaacgtggcgaaaaacgctggcgaatattcgtcccggtgtgtacgggccttaaggcgtAAATCTCTACTTTGTTTTCTTGAGTCAGAAAGTATTTTACCTAGAAGTTAGAAGTTTTGTAGTCGATTTAGATGGAGCTTGAAAACAGGTTTCTCCCTGACCGTAATCCTTCAGGCTTTGTCTGAACTTTGACATTAAACGGCGTGGATGGACTGATGGTAAATCCCTTAAAACGTCCACTTCTTTCACCATTGGCAGCAATTTTGAATGCTTTCCACTTTGGGATCACCTCTCCCACGTGGAAGCATGAACTCTGAGCAGTTCAGAAACTACTGTGTAGTTTTTCCAGACTCCAAGGACTGTGGCATCTTTGTTTTGACTCTGACACAAACCCACAGGCCCTACAGAAGGAAAATCTGCACAGTCAGTTCTTAACAACAGATAATTAGCAGCAGCTTCCCGTCATACATCCAGTAGAATATGGAAGGAGTTACTTGCCCGtatatttttctccttttagtttttgctaaaaagtttttctttaaatgaacaaatgtatattttgttgtatttttgttgtgaaaatTAACAATTCACACTTTCacacaaagaggaaaaactaGATTCTCATGTCTTAATGAACTTCCTGCCTTTAATGGACCTTTTTTCAGGTTAACACGACCTCTGAAGTGGATTTCATGAATGTTTATAACGTAAATACTGCATGGCTGAATGTACAAACTCCTGCCTTTATTTATTCAGGCATAATGTGACGGTCGTCTGCTCAGAGCTCTGTACAGATCCAGATGTTGGTTCTTTCACACACTTTTTGTAAATGATGTTTCTTTGGATTAAAGGTGTTTGTGAAACCTGTTCAGTTTTTGATCTGTAGTCATGTATTTAAACGatggaataaataaatgtttttattcaactGCAAACACAGGGGAAGCAAACTTTCATTCTTGAACTGATCTTTACAACACTTCTTTTTCACGTGGATCATTTTTCTGCATCTTGATTCTGTTTCCTGAGCCCCTCTGCAGTCATCCTTTGATCTGGAATAAGAACGGGAATAAATTaggaaaataattaaattatttgaaatatatgtatatagtgTTTGTTATTTCTTCCTCTTATAAGTTGTGTTACCGGAACACTTCATGCATCTGCTCCCCGTCCGACCCGTCAAATTTcagaaccctttgtggcccacaagtcaaaaagttaattatactgtttttaggcacttttttttttaaagtgtcctTTTCTacgacatagttcctgcagagtggcaggaattcattagaaattctccatTACTGAGAGTTTTCTGTTTACACGTTCTCCGACTAGCCCGTCACATAtgcgatgcaacaaaaatgacaatatCGGAGTTATACAGCCGTACAGAAAATGacgacgtacgtggatctatacgtctttaagtggatgcatcaaaagggggcggagcagggaggatTTTCCGACTgtgttttttcgtctgctcctgattcacactgatttgaataaagacattttcagaaattcaatgttaagcttaattttctttcagaaaatcataaaatgctccaagaacacgttaaaaatacaattttcatcagagtgagtctgtACAGACGaacatccaggtgatttacaaaaaaaacatccattctGCAGGTTAGAAATTCAAATTCTGACACGTTTACTGTataaaactgaaggaaaacatGTGAGTGAAACTCCAGATAGTCCCTCTTTAATTCGGTGTGATCTTCCTGCTGTGAAGACATTTCCTCTCATTGTTGTGAGTGAAAGCAGCCGCTCTTCTTCACGGTCTCCCGTGGTTTCCTCGGCACAGCAAACGCCCCAGACGCTGTATTTTTATCCATCTGTAAATAAACATGGCTCGTGTTTGGTGTGATTGCGTTGCGAGTCTCCAGCCCACTCCACCCCCGGCCCTGATCAACGGAggagcatggggggggggtcattaaaGGCCCATTAGGACGGGATTTGCCTTCCCTCCTGCTGTATTTTTGGCCCCTGGAGGCTGCGGCTGGTTGGATGGGGAGCAGAGGTTTGTTCAGCAGCTGTCTGACAGTGAAAACTGTTGCTGGGAGGCAAAAGGTGATGATGGTCAGATGGCAGCTTTGCTGTGACTCACCGACTGTGCCTGCAGGCGCTCACCCGCCCACAGGAAGGACCCAGACTCGGGCTGCCGCTAACAGCCTATTATTCACTGTTTGGCTGCAGAGAAACTCTGAAGAAGAGGTGCAAACATTGTTAGCAGGTCCTCACATGACCCTGATGAACAGTCAAATCAGCTGATCGCTGCACGCAGGAGGCTCTCGATGAGTGGAGGCTTTAAAAAACTGCGTGGGAGGATTTATGGCCTCTTGTTTGCTAAAAACTAATCTTCACTTCAGCTGAAGTGCAGCAGCAGATTCCCAGGGCGACCCAAACGCATCACGGGGAAAGAGGAGCCGCTTCTGTCCACAAACTCACTGTGCTTTCACTCTTCACTTGTTTTCCTTCAGTGGATGATATCGTTaagattattttctgtttttcagcagCTTCCAGGGGTCTCAACCCTTCCAATGTCAAATGAATCTGTTTcctttaaatcatgttttttcccATATTCAGCAGTTTTACgcacattaaaaagaaaaatataaatccaTGAAAAAGCAGGTTCTCTTTGAgaacttaaatattaaatccTCTGAAAATATATAATGAAgaccactccgatgaaaatgttgtttttaacatgttcttgtggcattttttctgacgatggaggacgtACATTAAGAAAATTATGGATCATGGAGGATTTCTCTATTTAAATCTTTGTGGATCAGGGGCAGATGGGTaaatgccgttggaaaaagaACTTACTTATgccatagaaaatacgctgggtggcataatcatattttaaaaacccttggaacgcttttacaatacatcaaaagaggatcggacTGGGGCTTTAAACTGCGAAgactttaaacttttaaaaatatgttttgctttctttctttcaaatggACCTTTTTAggcctttttttctgtaaatttttCTTGGGATGAAAAGCcccaaacatttagttttagtttgtttttctgcctgCTTCTGCACTCTCTTCTtggtttttttggctttttgaatGTTTACCTGAAGAATTTGGCATGTCTGGGACACCGTAGTTTGGCTGTTTTTTCCAGCTAAAAGCTCAATCAGGCGGCCTGAAACCAAAATGAAACTCATGTTTTAGCTCCTCTTAATCCAGTCCCTCCCTTATGGCTCTGACTGTGTTTTCCAGTCaatatatattttctaaatcttttatctttaaaagCTGCTAAATCAGATCAACAGTTCTTGTTTAATCATGAATACTTGCTCTCGTTTCCCTGCATTTTCCCAAAGTGTTTCTTGCTTTTCTGCCCATTTGGCCTTTCCTGCAGCTTATTATTCATGGCCGTGTTTTCATGTAATATCTCATTATGGAAGTGTCTTCCGCCGCAGCCCTTTGATTAACCCTCCTAGAAGAAATGCTGACGCTCGCTGGGGTCCTTGAAGGGAGCGGCGGCGCCTGCTCAGTATTCCCcccatgcagcagcagctgccgcCGCCTGTGAGCAAAAGACTCAAGTGTCAGAGAGGCTcgtgattggctgctgcagaaATGTGCTGCATGTTTGTGGCGCTCGTGATTAGCTGTGATTATGACAACAGAACCTGAACACTGCAGCTTTGCAGCCTCAGAAATGAAGCTCAGCTCATTTTGTGAGTCTGTTATCAAACTCTAATACCAATAATCACATGGTTGATGCtaaaactgattttatgttttgctcaTAAAGTGCATTTAaggtcatttaaatgtttttgtttttagtgcttttgatgCTGTGACCTTCATTCACCAAAGTCAATGAAGTAGAAAAAGCAGCACTTAAGgaataaaagaacatttcacCTTCAgcactataaaaaaaatctaatagtctgtcttcttttaaaatgaaatcatgTGGAGACGGCTTTGATGAGCTAGTGGGTTTGAGAAAGTTTAAAATCCTCCTCTGGCAGGCTTTGAAGTGTCTTCACtccagacagaaaaaagagaCTTTGCTGCTCATCTGCATCCTGGCCCTGTCTGTTTTTAAGAACTGCAGTAAAGAACGGTGGAGGAGGCACTATGGTCAGGGCTGTCCTCCTGTAGATGCTCAGCACAATGGGAGGCTTTGGACGACACCATGTTCCAGCCCACAGGAGACATTTGGTTTCCTGACAGATGGAAGACGTTTCTACGTCTGAAATTTCAgagtttttgttcagttttcctTCACGAATGATGTTCATCTCTCTCTCCCATAAGATGAGCCGTTTTTCTTCCCATCAAAGAACACGTGCATCAAGCACAACATAATTCCAGCTTTCAGCCGCACTCACATCCACGTGAAGAGAGCGGATGACGAAGAAACCATCTGCTCTCCGAGCTGCTCCACAAATGATGACTGATGTAAGAGAGCAGCAGCCTGTCACTGATGCAACAGAAACATGCAAGGACCACAGTCAGCCTCTGTGCTTTCTGCAACCCTGAAAGCACAGCTGTTATAAGAGACAGACCTTCAGCATCCTTCTTTACCtgacttttactctgaaagtaCACATGCATCAATTCATCTGAGCTGATTTAGTCGgatttctgcagcttctctgaACACAAGGTGGAAAATGAAGGTGATGGAGCAGACTAAATACACTCAAGCACATAGGGGTAATGCTGCTCCAACAGACCAGAATGAGATAAATGAGTCTAAGGTTTGAAACTTTATGTAAATTCAGTGATGACACGATATTTCCAAAGCCTTTGACAtttccttttaaattaaaaactgcaCTCATCATGAAAGCTgattcctgcagctgctgcagagatgTGAGCGCCTTAACAGGTGAGACAGCTGAGCACCTGCACACACGCTCAGACTGAATGACTGTCAGTGACTCAGGTGTGAGAACATCCTCGAGTGGTTTCCAGAGCTCCTCTCACGTCTGAATTCTGTTTCACTTGCTGGGAAAGAAACATCAGTGCAAGATCCTCCCAGGTTAGGtcacattttataaaaataaaaacataaaactaccaaagttctgaaaaaaatgcaagcCACTTTTCTTTGCAGTTGAATTTAATTGAGATGGGAGGTTTTTGTAGAAGATATTGCTCGGCTTCGCACTTAAGTTTTAtactaaaaaatgttaaatgtaaaattgctctatagtaaaaaaaataaaaataaaacaaaaaataatgatatTATGTAAAACAGTAACagtatttgtgttttgtttactttaatgCACGGAAGTGTGAACATGGTTGCTTACTGCCCTCCAGTGGCCATTTATGAGAACTACACCATTACTTTATAAATGGATGCGATAGGAGGGCTGAAATAtgtggaagcgattatgtagcataaataaaaagcaaagtcaaaatcagaaatgctttttcattttcaaaatgaagctgcattttttgactcaaaaatataatgaaaaagcaatccaccaaaatgctttttcatttccttcctcaacatcgcttattctgtcacttaattaaaatgaaaatgaaaatggtatttgacatttcattttcaagacgttctctggtaaatgtgtagcataattcatgtagaaatgtctaatttgacattcaaaatggattaatagaaatgctttttaattttcaaaatgaagctgcattttttgactcaaaattaaaaagaaaaagcaatacttcaaaatgctttatcattttatacttcaacacagctttttctgtcacttaattaaattgataaataaaatagtatttgacatttcattttcaaaaaggtccctggtaaatgtgtaccataattcatttagaaatgtctaatttgacaattaaaatggattaacagaaatgctttttaattttcaaaatgtagctgaatcttttgactcaaaattaaaaagaaaaagcaatatttcaaaatgctttttcattttatacttaaaaccgcttattctgtgtcattattaaaacgaaaatgcaaagaggggattgcatttgcattttaacatccaccccgcgcaccttgtcgcaatattcatttcttaaatgctatagcagaggggagggggggcgatgacatcactgctctctctgtgtgtccggctgctgactgacgcacacacatgcaccaggagcagactgtgttagcggcagagaagacggctttgtgatggttgtgaacttctgatgagtttccacagcttctcaggactaagtagctgcatgtccgccttctgcggtcctcctcctgacgcacacCGGACAGGcttttgttcttcggaccgccagctgccttcgcacagcggagcgcgaagctcccgacgatcgctgaaggcggaaatgctgctgcgatctgagaaaccatcatatgaatttgtgtttccagtggtgacacacagagaaagcagtgacgtcatcgccccgcctcccctctgctattgcatttaagaaatgaatattgtgacaaggtgcgcggggtggatgttaaaatgcaaatgcaatcccctctttgcattttcgttttaattatgacacagaataagcggttttaagtataaattgaaaaagcattttgaagtattgctttttctttttaattttgagtcaaaaaatgcagcttcattttgaaaattaaaaagcatttctattaatccattttaattgtcaaattagacatttctacatgaattatgctacacatttaccagagaacgtcttgaaaataaaatgtcaaataccattttcgttttaattttaattaagtgacagaaaaaactgtgttgaggaaggaaatgaaaaagcattttggtggattgctttttcattatatttttgagtcaaaaaatgcagcttcattttgaaaatgaaaaagcatttctggttttgactttgctttttatttatgctacagaattgcttccatagAAATACGGAGGATTGGGGACATAGAGATAAAAGAAAGAGTGATGAAATATTCTGATTGTAATGTCAGGAGTCTGAATTCTGAGGAAAAATATAGAATTCTgtgaaaaagtcagaatttgtTATTGCCCGTTTTTCCTCTCCATGGCCCAATTCCCCTTCTACACTCAATAAAGTGAGTAgcatttggttatttatttctttatttgtactttacAATCTTTCACTATACAATTTGATATTTTTCCTAAgcaatcaatgtttttttctgcctaaaaacaaaagaccaGCTGTATTTGTGTGGACACCAGCAGGTAAGACAGCAG includes:
- the LOC101165888 gene encoding somatostatin receptor type 5; the protein is MGDFSPPGVEMSAETWENGSLAGPSPGLSLALLLFNESDLNETLFNSTNSTFPDFFSGPSVAGVLIPLIYIVVCVIGLGGNTLVIHIVLHYSKIESVTNIYILNLAIADELFMLGLPFLAVQNTLQSWPFGSFMCRLVMTVDSINQFTSIFCLTVMSIDRYLAVVHPIRSSKWRRPQVAKVVNGTVWALSFLVVLPVVIFANIQKAGGTCNISWPQPANIWRAAFIIYTSTVGFFCPLLIICLCYLLIVFKIRSSGKKVHATSTKRRKSERKVTRMVVIVVAVFVFCWLPFYALNIINLLVLLPSEYQGLYYFVVVLGYANSCANPIVYGFLSDNFKRGFRKALCRSTRRVENQEPVEHHQQQEERRRALMPRESLRRAIRDEEDEDEEDVSEMTEIYRITQNGNGSFQPQSSQPLFAEKGATPGVTELSSANENAGDGKGKEPVTGATVPLLLNGAKNGNAKNLPEENPEQSTSLEISYL